DNA sequence from the Bradyrhizobium sp. CIAT3101 genome:
CCAATCAGGGCTTGCAACCGGAACCGCTGAAGATGCCTCTGCTTACTCAAGGCAGTGCCCCGTCCCAAAGCGGCCTGGATTCCGCGAACGAAGCAGTGAAGCAGTCGCGCCTGGAGGCGCGACTGTTACCATTGCTTGGCGTCATTGCCGGAATGGTCGACTTCACCGGCTTCTTCACCCTGGGTCACATCTTCACGGCCCACGTGACCGGCAATATCGTGTTGGCCACCGTCGTTGCCATTGATGGCGGCTCGTTTCGCTGGGCACAGTTGTCGGCGCTCCCTGTCTTCATGATTGCTTTGGCGACTGTTTGGCTAATCGCCCAAGCTTCCGGCCGGCACGGTTCTCGTCTGGCGCGGCTGTTGCTCCAGGTTCAGTTCCTGGTGCTTCTCATGCTGTTGATCTTCAGCGTGATCACCAAGCCATCAGCCGATCCCGCTGGACTGAACGCCGATGCTGCGGCGACGATGGCCGTGTCGGCGATGGCCTGCCAATACGCACTCCTTCGCCTGGCGCTGCCCGGCGCGATATCGACTGCAGTGATGACCGGCAATCTGACCAATGCAGTCTTGTCCGCGATGGATCTCCTCGCCGCACGCAATCGTCTGCTGCCGCACGATTCCCCGCCGCTCAATCACTCGCTGTTTCGCCTGCTCAGCTTCATCCTGGGGT
Encoded proteins:
- a CDS encoding DUF1275 family protein, which translates into the protein MPLLTQGSAPSQSGLDSANEAVKQSRLEARLLPLLGVIAGMVDFTGFFTLGHIFTAHVTGNIVLATVVAIDGGSFRWAQLSALPVFMIALATVWLIAQASGRHGSRLARLLLQVQFLVLLMLLIFSVITKPSADPAGLNADAAATMAVSAMACQYALLRLALPGAISTAVMTGNLTNAVLSAMDLLAARNRLLPHDSPPLNHSLFRLLSFILGCIVAAGAVLLMGDWAWSLPAALAGIAVALD